A part of Polynucleobacter sp. MG-Unter2-18 genomic DNA contains:
- a CDS encoding transglycosylase SLT domain-containing protein: MIDFWGAARLRMIKCFSANTSDKQLAQPATAHAKDLLAHALTPVYRVMNGLLIATVFIIVGLWLSGNGTQAGAFDLARILVPDEARHIVWPNGFGVLYQYQEAAPKASADDEIANVLYGNTPLIPGSGLMSAKQQTVALLMPSVAHNQVRPISHLADRIPTSKIDPEALDSKLMVSVQNQRAVADFFEKKYKLDRAKIEEYVSNTVLIAKEVKIDPVLLLAVISVESNFNPLIKSHAGAEGLMQVMTTIHKDKYALYGGATDAVKPEVNIRVGAYILKYLIATSGSLRNGLKYYVGAANAENDGGYADKVLAERNRLISLCQPTTPNKFTLNGKDLRS; this comes from the coding sequence ATGATTGATTTTTGGGGTGCTGCAAGACTACGAATGATTAAATGTTTTTCTGCCAATACGAGTGACAAGCAATTAGCGCAGCCAGCGACGGCTCACGCTAAGGATTTGTTGGCTCACGCACTAACCCCTGTCTATCGGGTCATGAATGGTCTATTGATTGCGACTGTTTTCATAATTGTCGGACTCTGGCTCTCGGGTAACGGAACTCAAGCCGGCGCATTCGATTTAGCTCGAATCCTGGTTCCAGACGAAGCCCGTCACATAGTGTGGCCAAATGGTTTTGGCGTGCTGTATCAGTATCAAGAAGCAGCTCCCAAGGCATCCGCAGATGATGAGATTGCCAATGTGCTTTACGGAAACACACCGCTTATCCCTGGTAGTGGCTTGATGAGCGCTAAGCAGCAAACAGTTGCTCTATTAATGCCCTCGGTGGCGCATAACCAGGTAAGGCCGATCTCCCATTTGGCTGATCGCATTCCCACTTCAAAAATTGATCCTGAGGCACTGGATTCAAAGTTGATGGTGTCTGTTCAGAATCAACGCGCAGTAGCTGATTTCTTTGAGAAGAAGTACAAATTAGATCGTGCCAAGATTGAGGAATATGTATCTAATACTGTGTTGATTGCAAAAGAAGTCAAAATCGATCCAGTTTTATTGCTTGCCGTGATTTCAGTAGAGTCCAACTTTAATCCCCTGATTAAAAGCCATGCTGGTGCCGAAGGCTTGATGCAGGTGATGACTACGATTCATAAAGATAAGTACGCCTTGTATGGCGGTGCTACCGATGCGGTAAAGCCGGAAGTCAATATTCGGGTGGGCGCTTACATCCTCAAGTATTTGATTGCTACTAGCGGTTCATTGCGTAATGGCTTGAAATACTATGTTGGTGCTGCAAATGCAGAGAATGATGGTGGCTATGCCGATAAGGTGCTGGCCGAGAGAAATCGTTTAATTAGTTTGTGTCAGCCAACAACACCGAATAAATTCACTTTGAACGGCAAAGATTTGCGCTCATAA
- the msrP gene encoding protein-methionine-sulfoxide reductase catalytic subunit MsrP codes for MSTNEQKRLSQEITPKAVFEGRRDLIKHAAAGAFGLALAPWFSREALASNAQKLIATPNPNFVLKEESTSYQYVTGYNNFYEFGTDKSDPAANAHSLQTRPWTVSIEGLVKKPMTLDIDALLNLAPMEERIYRMRCVEGWSMVIPWDGYSLSKLLNQVQPLGSAKYVEFITLADRKQMPGLKSQIIDWPYREGLRLDEAMNPLTLLTFGLYGETLPKQNGAPVRIVVPWKYGFKSAKSIVKIRLTEEMPKTSWSQFDAREYGFYSNVNPLVDHPRWSQATERRIGDSKGGFAPKIKTQMFNGYGDQVASMYAGMDLKKFY; via the coding sequence ATGTCCACAAATGAGCAAAAGCGGCTTTCCCAGGAAATTACTCCTAAAGCAGTCTTCGAGGGGCGCCGTGACCTAATCAAGCATGCTGCGGCCGGGGCTTTTGGTCTAGCGCTCGCACCTTGGTTCTCACGTGAGGCTCTTGCTAGTAATGCGCAAAAGTTAATTGCTACGCCAAACCCAAACTTTGTTTTGAAAGAGGAATCAACCAGTTATCAATATGTCACTGGCTATAACAACTTCTATGAGTTTGGAACGGATAAATCAGATCCCGCTGCTAATGCCCATAGTTTGCAAACTCGGCCATGGACTGTATCGATTGAAGGTTTGGTTAAAAAACCAATGACTTTAGATATAGACGCCTTGCTAAATCTCGCTCCGATGGAAGAGCGTATTTATCGTATGCGCTGCGTTGAGGGATGGTCGATGGTTATTCCTTGGGATGGTTACTCTCTATCGAAATTACTGAATCAGGTGCAGCCTCTAGGCTCTGCAAAGTATGTTGAATTTATTACCTTAGCTGATCGCAAGCAAATGCCGGGCCTGAAGAGCCAGATTATCGATTGGCCTTATCGAGAAGGTCTACGTTTGGATGAGGCTATGAATCCCCTGACACTGCTCACTTTTGGTCTTTACGGCGAGACCTTACCAAAGCAGAATGGCGCCCCAGTCCGAATCGTGGTGCCCTGGAAATATGGCTTTAAGAGCGCCAAGTCGATTGTGAAAATTCGTTTAACAGAGGAAATGCCTAAGACTAGCTGGAGCCAGTTTGACGCACGCGAGTATGGGTTTTATTCCAATGTAAATCCTTTAGTAGATCACCCCCGCTGGAGTCAGGCGACTGAGCGTCGTATCGGCGACTCTAAAGGTGGCTTTGCCCCCAAAATCAAAACCCAAATGTTCAATGGTTATGGCGATCAAGTGGCGAGTATGTATGCTGGGATGGATTTGAAGAAATTCTATTAA
- a CDS encoding FKBP-type peptidyl-prolyl cis-trans isomerase — protein MSELQKVDTVEGDGKEAIAGNHVDVHYTGWLFDEQAPDHKGQKFDSSLDRGQLFSFPLGAGHVIKGWDEGVQGMKIGGKRTLIIPSEMGYGPRGAGGVIPPNATLVFDVELHGVN, from the coding sequence ATGAGCGAACTCCAAAAAGTAGACACCGTTGAGGGCGATGGTAAAGAAGCGATTGCCGGCAATCATGTAGACGTGCATTACACCGGCTGGTTGTTTGATGAACAGGCGCCTGACCATAAAGGTCAGAAGTTTGATAGCTCCTTAGACCGTGGCCAGTTATTTAGTTTTCCCTTGGGCGCTGGCCATGTCATTAAAGGCTGGGATGAAGGCGTACAAGGCATGAAAATTGGTGGTAAGCGCACTTTAATCATTCCATCTGAGATGGGTTACGGCCCACGTGGTGCGGGTGGTGTCATTCCCCCAAATGCAACACTGGTATTTGATGTGGAGCTTCATGGCGTAAATTAA
- a CDS encoding MFS transporter, with amino-acid sequence MMNKHPLLNKNLVLLILCQGLFLTNNVTFIAINGLVGLSLSPVAWMATLPVMGYVVGGAFSTSIVAKTQNYFGRKISFQLGLLVAVFSALLCAYAAVSKNFWLLVLGTFIAGYYSANGQLYRFAAAELTAVSQRDKAVSWVLAGGILGAVTGPNLASWTKDFFDTAFLGAYLTLSIAGLIGIFVMQFIHFPDEFKTQHSLSAGRSLKTILQQPVFMVAVIGASLGYGVMNLLMAATPLAMQICGLPFSDTAIVLEWHVIGMFAPGFFTGSLIQRFGTLKIMGVGVALNLLCIAIALTGVDFHQFLIALFLLGVGWNFLFTGSTSLAMTAYRPEERDKAQAAINFFVFGTMAFTSFGSGALITSQGWNILNLGSLLPVAVTAGALLWLSANRKKASASPTA; translated from the coding sequence ATGATGAACAAGCACCCCCTGCTCAATAAAAACCTTGTACTGTTGATTCTCTGCCAGGGCTTGTTTTTAACCAACAATGTGACCTTTATCGCTATTAATGGCCTAGTGGGACTCAGTCTGAGTCCAGTTGCCTGGATGGCTACCTTACCTGTCATGGGCTACGTTGTGGGGGGCGCTTTCTCAACCTCCATCGTCGCTAAAACCCAAAATTACTTTGGTCGCAAGATCTCTTTTCAGCTAGGTCTCCTGGTAGCGGTATTTTCAGCCCTTCTGTGCGCCTACGCTGCTGTTTCCAAAAACTTCTGGCTTCTAGTGCTCGGCACCTTTATTGCCGGCTATTACAGTGCTAATGGGCAACTTTATCGATTTGCGGCTGCCGAGCTGACCGCAGTCAGCCAGAGAGATAAAGCAGTCTCTTGGGTACTGGCTGGCGGAATTCTGGGTGCAGTGACTGGACCCAACCTCGCATCTTGGACCAAGGATTTCTTTGACACTGCTTTTTTAGGAGCTTACCTCACCCTCTCGATAGCTGGCTTGATTGGCATCTTCGTGATGCAATTCATTCACTTTCCGGATGAGTTCAAGACTCAGCACTCGCTTTCTGCCGGTAGAAGCCTCAAAACTATTTTGCAGCAACCGGTCTTTATGGTTGCCGTGATTGGAGCCTCTTTGGGCTATGGCGTCATGAATCTCCTCATGGCAGCTACCCCACTTGCCATGCAAATTTGTGGACTCCCGTTTTCGGACACAGCGATAGTTTTAGAGTGGCATGTGATTGGTATGTTCGCACCTGGGTTTTTTACCGGCTCACTCATTCAGCGCTTTGGCACACTCAAAATCATGGGTGTTGGAGTCGCCCTTAATCTCCTGTGCATTGCAATCGCACTCACCGGTGTCGACTTCCACCAATTTTTAATTGCCTTATTTTTACTGGGTGTTGGCTGGAACTTTTTATTTACCGGATCCACATCATTAGCGATGACTGCATACCGACCTGAGGAGCGTGACAAAGCTCAGGCAGCCATTAACTTCTTTGTGTTTGGCACCATGGCTTTTACCTCCTTCGGCTCTGGAGCACTCATCACCTCGCAGGGCTGGAACATTCTCAATCTAGGATCACTGCTTCCCGTTGCCGTCACTGCCGGCGCTTTGCTTTGGCTTAGCGCCAATCGTAAGAAGGCTAGCGCTTCTCCTACCGCTTAA
- a CDS encoding DUF6662 family protein, whose product MTIKRLVAFSILLATALHFSFANAGEGVFGWIYTLDLQPKGKLEFEQRLQLNKQQAAGTYDAWTARTELEYGLTNDLQIAGYINSYYTSANQNYTNPEACGDSSSCTGGYGVPSSHDPATPYRKSGIEGGSLEAIYRLSNPVTSPVGVGLYLEPTWGRNKDEIEARLLLQSNFIDDRLVLAGNVVVANERLKFIENGNVPESMLDFLVGASYRFAPKWSAGVEARFHNDYSELNLRNQVQRATFVGPNMHYAAKDWWVTGAWRYQLKGGTCMGGGEAECSNARVWDSHSVNEFIVKVGFPLN is encoded by the coding sequence ATGACTATCAAAAGACTCGTTGCCTTTAGCATCCTATTAGCTACAGCCCTGCACTTCTCATTCGCAAATGCGGGTGAAGGTGTATTTGGTTGGATTTACACCCTCGATCTCCAGCCCAAAGGAAAGCTTGAATTTGAGCAGCGCTTACAACTGAATAAACAACAAGCAGCCGGCACCTACGATGCGTGGACAGCTAGAACTGAGTTGGAGTATGGCCTTACCAATGATTTACAAATTGCTGGCTATATCAATTCCTACTACACCAGCGCAAACCAGAATTACACCAACCCAGAAGCCTGTGGCGATAGCTCAAGTTGCACCGGTGGTTATGGCGTGCCATCCAGTCACGACCCCGCTACTCCTTATAGGAAAAGCGGTATTGAAGGTGGCTCCTTAGAAGCCATTTATCGACTAAGCAATCCAGTGACATCACCAGTGGGTGTGGGCCTGTATTTAGAGCCGACCTGGGGCAGAAACAAAGATGAAATTGAGGCCCGCTTACTCTTGCAATCGAATTTCATTGATGATCGATTGGTCTTGGCAGGTAACGTAGTTGTAGCCAATGAACGCTTGAAGTTTATCGAGAATGGCAACGTACCAGAATCAATGCTCGACTTCCTTGTGGGCGCTAGCTATCGATTTGCACCTAAATGGTCCGCCGGTGTTGAGGCACGTTTCCACAATGACTATTCAGAATTAAATTTACGCAATCAAGTCCAACGTGCAACTTTTGTTGGGCCCAATATGCACTACGCCGCTAAAGACTGGTGGGTTACTGGCGCTTGGCGTTATCAACTCAAAGGCGGCACTTGCATGGGTGGCGGCGAAGCTGAATGCTCCAATGCTCGCGTTTGGGATAGCCATTCAGTAAACGAATTTATCGTCAAAGTTGGATTTCCTTTGAACTAA
- a CDS encoding DNA/RNA non-specific endonuclease, producing MKLLAKLLLFSSLWLPLSALALFDQCQNLFPAQQIPSTAQVGRDLCFDDFAIYYSPSDKKPIYTVEKLNGEKLQAPHPRRTNQFYEEARLPAHERALLADYRGSGYDRGHNVPAGDMTSERGMAQSFSLANMMPQARQNNQGIWAKRVEEPTRMYIKRAPGDVYVFTGSVGNAGSIGKSKVTIPSHLYKLVYDPTKKLAWAYWVENTDDAQMSAPISYGELIQRTGIDFHLALEGNESKSSKPAEKSSSESKPTVGGWYPVFFDQYSAEKLAALISNIKAGKVASVQIQYDRNLDLAQKLAQEIQVQSLLQATLSQSSPPDSPNVIYERNRVIAIVRSK from the coding sequence ATGAAATTACTGGCCAAACTCCTCTTATTTAGCTCGCTTTGGCTACCACTGAGTGCATTGGCCCTCTTCGATCAATGCCAAAATCTATTCCCAGCCCAACAAATACCAAGCACTGCCCAAGTGGGTCGGGACCTCTGTTTTGATGATTTTGCGATCTATTACTCGCCTTCAGATAAAAAGCCTATTTATACCGTTGAGAAGTTAAATGGCGAGAAACTCCAAGCGCCACACCCACGCCGTACCAATCAGTTCTACGAAGAAGCCAGACTCCCAGCGCATGAGCGCGCCCTACTGGCAGACTATCGCGGTAGCGGATATGACCGGGGTCACAACGTACCAGCTGGCGATATGACAAGTGAACGGGGCATGGCGCAGTCATTCTCCCTGGCTAATATGATGCCGCAAGCTAGGCAAAACAATCAGGGCATTTGGGCCAAACGAGTGGAAGAGCCGACGAGGATGTATATCAAGCGCGCTCCGGGTGATGTTTATGTCTTTACCGGCTCAGTGGGTAATGCCGGCAGTATTGGTAAAAGCAAGGTCACCATTCCGAGTCATCTCTATAAGCTGGTCTATGATCCCACCAAAAAGCTAGCTTGGGCATACTGGGTTGAGAACACAGATGATGCGCAAATGAGTGCCCCAATTTCTTATGGTGAACTGATTCAGAGGACTGGCATCGACTTTCACCTAGCGCTAGAGGGCAACGAAAGCAAGTCTAGTAAACCAGCTGAAAAAAGTAGTTCGGAATCTAAACCCACGGTGGGTGGATGGTATCCCGTCTTTTTTGATCAGTATTCGGCTGAGAAGCTTGCAGCGCTAATTTCTAATATCAAAGCGGGGAAGGTTGCCAGCGTCCAGATTCAATACGACCGCAATCTCGATTTAGCTCAAAAGCTAGCGCAAGAAATTCAGGTACAAAGCTTATTGCAGGCTACCCTCTCCCAAAGTAGTCCGCCAGACTCACCCAATGTGATCTATGAACGTAATCGCGTCATAGCAATAGTGCGCTCTAAATAA
- a CDS encoding NADP-dependent isocitrate dehydrogenase has product MASEKSKIIYTLTDEAPLLATCAFLPIIRTFTAPAGVQVIESDISVAARILSEFSDCLTAEQKVPDNLGELGRMTLLPDTNIIKLPNISASVPQLLAAIKELQAKGYKLPDFPDDPKNDAEKAIRTRYSKCLGSAVNPVLREGNSDRRAPNAVKRYARKNPHSMGEWSQASRTHVSHMHGGDFYAGEKSMTMTKACDVKMDLVTKSGKTIVLKPKVSLLAGEIIDSMYMSKKALCEFYEKEIEDAYKTGMMLSLHVKATMMKVSHPIVFGHAVKIFYKDAFKKHGKLFEELGVNPNNGMSSLYEKIKTLPESKREEIIQDLHACHEHRPALAMVDSAKGITNLHSPSDVIVDASMPAMIRVGGKMWGADGRLHDTKAVIPESTFARIYQEIINFCKTHGNFDPKTMGTVPNVGLMAQQAEEYGSHDKTFEITEAGVARIVADDGTVLLEQNVEEGDIWRMCQVKDAPIRDWVKLAVNRARLSHTPAVFWLDEYRPHEAELIKKVQTYLKEHDLTGVDIQIMSQTRAMRYTLERIIRGKDTISVTGNILRDYLTDLFPIMELGTSAKMLSIVPLMAGGGLFETGAGGSAPKHVQQLVEENHLRWDSLGEFLALAVSLEDIGDKTNNSKVKILARTLDEATGTLLDNNKSPSPRTGELDNRGSQFYLAMYWAQALAAQAEDKELQAHFAPLAKALTENEQKIVAEFKAVQGKPADIGGYYMPDHDKFVAVMCPSTTLNGILKMASAA; this is encoded by the coding sequence ATGGCTTCAGAGAAATCAAAGATCATTTACACGCTGACAGATGAAGCGCCTTTACTGGCGACCTGTGCATTCTTGCCAATCATTCGTACTTTTACGGCTCCAGCTGGAGTTCAGGTTATAGAAAGCGATATTTCTGTTGCGGCACGTATTTTGTCAGAGTTCTCTGATTGCTTAACGGCTGAGCAAAAAGTTCCCGATAATTTGGGTGAGCTGGGTCGCATGACTTTATTGCCTGATACCAACATCATTAAGTTACCTAATATCAGTGCGTCAGTTCCACAGCTGCTTGCCGCTATTAAAGAATTGCAAGCCAAGGGTTATAAACTCCCTGATTTTCCAGATGATCCTAAAAATGATGCTGAAAAAGCAATTCGTACGCGTTATTCCAAATGTTTAGGTAGTGCAGTAAACCCTGTATTGCGCGAAGGTAATTCTGATCGCCGCGCACCAAATGCCGTTAAGCGCTATGCCCGTAAGAACCCGCACTCAATGGGTGAGTGGAGCCAAGCCTCCCGTACACACGTATCGCATATGCATGGTGGCGACTTCTATGCAGGTGAGAAGTCAATGACGATGACTAAAGCATGTGATGTGAAGATGGATCTGGTAACGAAGAGTGGTAAGACGATTGTTCTCAAGCCAAAAGTCTCGTTGCTCGCTGGTGAAATTATTGACAGCATGTATATGAGTAAAAAAGCACTCTGCGAGTTCTATGAAAAAGAAATTGAAGATGCTTACAAGACTGGCATGATGTTGTCCTTGCACGTGAAGGCCACCATGATGAAGGTGTCACACCCTATCGTATTTGGTCATGCTGTAAAGATTTTTTACAAAGATGCATTTAAAAAGCATGGCAAGTTGTTTGAAGAATTGGGTGTAAACCCAAACAACGGTATGAGTAGTTTGTACGAAAAAATCAAGACTTTGCCAGAATCCAAGCGCGAAGAAATTATCCAGGACTTGCATGCATGCCATGAGCATCGTCCAGCACTGGCGATGGTAGATTCTGCTAAAGGGATTACCAATCTCCATTCACCAAGTGATGTGATCGTTGATGCATCCATGCCGGCCATGATTCGTGTGGGTGGCAAGATGTGGGGCGCTGACGGTCGCTTGCATGACACTAAAGCGGTCATTCCTGAGAGTACTTTCGCACGCATCTATCAAGAGATCATTAACTTCTGCAAGACGCACGGCAACTTCGATCCCAAAACAATGGGTACAGTACCTAATGTGGGCTTGATGGCTCAGCAGGCGGAAGAATATGGATCACATGACAAGACCTTTGAAATTACTGAGGCTGGTGTAGCTCGCATTGTTGCTGACGATGGCACAGTCTTGCTGGAGCAGAATGTCGAAGAGGGTGATATCTGGCGAATGTGCCAGGTAAAAGATGCGCCGATTCGTGACTGGGTGAAGTTAGCAGTCAACCGTGCACGCTTGTCACATACTCCAGCTGTATTCTGGTTAGATGAGTACCGTCCACATGAAGCTGAGTTGATCAAGAAGGTGCAAACCTATTTGAAGGAGCACGACTTAACCGGTGTAGACATCCAGATCATGTCTCAGACTCGTGCAATGCGCTACACCTTAGAGCGCATCATTCGCGGTAAGGATACGATTTCTGTGACCGGTAATATTTTGCGCGATTACCTTACTGACTTATTCCCAATTATGGAACTCGGCACTAGCGCCAAGATGTTATCTATCGTGCCTTTAATGGCTGGTGGCGGTCTCTTTGAAACTGGTGCAGGCGGTTCTGCTCCCAAGCATGTTCAACAGCTGGTCGAAGAAAACCATTTGCGCTGGGATTCCTTGGGTGAGTTTTTGGCCTTGGCAGTTTCTTTGGAAGATATTGGTGATAAAACTAATAATTCAAAAGTGAAAATTCTGGCCCGCACTTTAGATGAGGCAACTGGCACATTATTGGATAACAATAAGTCACCATCACCACGTACTGGTGAGCTAGATAATCGTGGCAGCCAATTCTATTTGGCGATGTACTGGGCTCAAGCTTTAGCTGCTCAAGCCGAAGACAAAGAATTGCAAGCCCACTTTGCTCCGCTTGCAAAAGCCTTGACTGAAAACGAGCAAAAGATTGTTGCCGAGTTCAAAGCGGTACAAGGAAAACCGGCGGATATTGGTGGTTACTATATGCCTGATCACGACAAGTTCGTGGCTGTGATGTGTCCAAGTACTACCTTGAATGGCATCTTAAAAATGGCATCAGCCGCTTAA
- a CDS encoding FMN-binding protein produces the protein MNWKPNPLFMIGLAIAATPIITQAKIYVSVEQAQKILIPNKPLIKNPIIITDELQDKMRSDSSIRHPFQGDRIWRAADGSWFIVDEVVGKHEMITYAVALNPSGAVTGIEILEYVESYGYEVVEANWRKQFIGKTAADPIKLNQDIQNIGGATLSCKHLTDGVKRVAVLYDIALKNQTLSLKAK, from the coding sequence ATGAACTGGAAACCCAACCCTCTATTCATGATTGGTCTAGCTATAGCAGCTACACCAATTATTACCCAGGCCAAGATTTATGTGTCCGTTGAACAAGCCCAGAAGATACTGATACCTAATAAACCGCTTATTAAAAATCCCATCATCATCACCGATGAACTACAAGACAAAATGCGCTCAGACTCCAGTATTCGGCACCCCTTTCAAGGAGATCGAATTTGGAGGGCGGCTGATGGGAGTTGGTTCATCGTAGATGAGGTTGTCGGTAAACATGAAATGATTACTTACGCAGTTGCACTCAATCCATCGGGTGCAGTCACTGGAATTGAGATTCTGGAATATGTTGAATCTTATGGCTACGAAGTTGTAGAAGCCAACTGGCGAAAACAGTTCATCGGAAAGACGGCTGCAGACCCTATCAAGCTCAATCAAGATATTCAGAATATTGGTGGCGCCACCCTCTCTTGCAAACACCTTACAGATGGCGTCAAGAGGGTTGCAGTCTTATATGACATCGCTTTAAAAAATCAGACCTTAAGCCTAAAAGCAAAATGA
- a CDS encoding DUF3820 family protein, which produces MDSEALVKLVTMKMPFGKHAGRALADLPGNYLAWFARDGFPKGELGQLLELMHTLDHNGLRGLLGPIQRAHGIAPRNREQ; this is translated from the coding sequence ATGGATTCTGAAGCCCTGGTGAAGCTGGTCACAATGAAGATGCCCTTCGGCAAACATGCTGGCCGAGCACTTGCAGATCTGCCTGGTAATTATTTGGCGTGGTTTGCGCGCGATGGATTTCCTAAGGGAGAGCTTGGGCAGTTGCTGGAGTTAATGCACACCCTGGATCACAATGGCTTGCGTGGATTACTAGGCCCCATCCAACGGGCTCATGGAATTGCTCCTCGCAATCGAGAGCAATAA
- a CDS encoding DUF6352 family protein yields MTNFWPHSAYKTLTVGSDKQLLVTDDFLRTYLLRPELNLVPESCAVERALHQRLSENPRAAIADEEIAGMADPDIQVNYQVWLRYRAKLLAASSLENFYMSLFKGDGVDVPPLFISQLAQIFIRHILGEDCHPLDARMGELFFRTQKITVLEDGVVMGADDEVVTRNAQAGETGNIMDLLKSKSMSMRSIDLDVLHEENAELYWDKSEDYDFAVQLNFGQPPINHFCRVLEKWVQHFLGAQVRITPMQQISDPKWSWHVGLDAAATDILNKLYNKEPVDTDELEKVICLFRLDFIDEAAVTQSQAGKPVYMGIAMNDEQQLKLKPQNLLFNLPLAKAS; encoded by the coding sequence ATGACAAATTTCTGGCCTCATTCTGCGTACAAAACCCTGACGGTGGGGTCTGACAAGCAATTGCTGGTAACTGATGATTTTCTGCGTACCTACTTATTACGCCCTGAGTTAAATCTCGTTCCTGAGTCATGCGCTGTTGAGCGCGCCTTGCATCAGCGCTTAAGCGAGAACCCTCGGGCAGCCATCGCCGATGAAGAAATTGCTGGCATGGCAGATCCTGATATTCAGGTGAACTACCAAGTGTGGCTGAGGTATCGAGCCAAGCTATTGGCTGCTAGCTCTTTAGAAAACTTTTATATGAGCTTGTTTAAGGGCGATGGCGTAGATGTACCACCTCTATTTATATCTCAACTAGCGCAAATATTTATTCGACATATTTTGGGTGAGGATTGCCATCCCTTGGATGCACGTATGGGTGAGCTCTTCTTTCGGACTCAAAAGATCACTGTGTTGGAAGACGGCGTGGTGATGGGCGCGGATGATGAGGTCGTGACTCGAAATGCGCAGGCAGGGGAGACTGGCAACATCATGGATCTACTCAAGAGCAAGTCGATGTCTATGCGCTCCATCGACTTAGATGTCTTGCATGAAGAAAATGCCGAGCTCTATTGGGATAAGAGTGAAGATTATGACTTTGCCGTGCAGTTGAATTTTGGTCAGCCGCCTATCAATCATTTTTGCCGCGTCCTCGAGAAATGGGTGCAACATTTTTTAGGCGCCCAGGTGCGCATTACTCCGATGCAGCAAATCTCCGATCCAAAATGGTCTTGGCATGTTGGGCTAGATGCTGCTGCGACGGATATCCTAAATAAGCTTTATAACAAAGAGCCGGTTGACACCGACGAGCTTGAGAAAGTGATTTGCTTATTCCGTTTGGACTTTATTGATGAGGCTGCAGTGACGCAATCTCAGGCTGGAAAGCCGGTGTACATGGGTATTGCGATGAATGATGAGCAGCAGCTCAAACTCAAACCGCAAAATCTACTCTTCAATCTGCCTTTAGCAAAAGCTTCTTAA
- the msrQ gene encoding protein-methionine-sulfoxide reductase heme-binding subunit MsrQ, which translates to MKLLIFLLALLPLDRLIWLGFTDGLGANPIEFITRSTGTWALVFLCLTLAMTPLRLLTNSTTWIRYRRMLGLFSFFYASLHFVIWLWLDQDFDLIEMFKDVVKRPFITMGFISLVLLFPLALTSTHWAQRKLGRRWAHLHRLIYLIACTATLHYWWHKAGKNDLDTVIIYAVVLLLLLCCRIPYIRKLLGKRSII; encoded by the coding sequence ATGAAGCTACTGATCTTCCTATTAGCCTTATTGCCATTAGATCGTTTGATTTGGTTGGGGTTTACTGATGGTTTGGGCGCGAATCCGATTGAGTTCATTACGCGCTCAACAGGAACATGGGCGCTAGTTTTCTTATGCCTGACACTGGCGATGACGCCATTGCGTTTGTTAACGAATTCAACGACGTGGATTCGGTATCGCAGAATGTTAGGTCTGTTTAGTTTCTTTTACGCATCACTCCATTTTGTCATTTGGCTTTGGCTAGATCAGGATTTTGATCTAATAGAGATGTTCAAAGATGTAGTGAAGCGGCCCTTTATTACAATGGGCTTTATTAGCCTAGTTTTACTATTTCCACTAGCGCTAACCTCTACCCATTGGGCCCAAAGAAAACTGGGTCGTCGCTGGGCGCACTTACATCGACTCATCTATCTCATTGCCTGCACTGCAACTCTCCACTATTGGTGGCATAAGGCAGGTAAGAATGATCTAGATACCGTCATAATTTATGCGGTAGTTTTGCTATTGCTGTTATGTTGTAGGATTCCTTATATTCGTAAGCTCTTGGGCAAGCGATCTATCATTTAA